Proteins encoded within one genomic window of Triticum aestivum cultivar Chinese Spring chromosome 2D, IWGSC CS RefSeq v2.1, whole genome shotgun sequence:
- the LOC123053104 gene encoding protein LURP-one-related 7 has translation MDGTNAAAAAPPPVPMAAPVVPVDLTVVKKLLGGGGDLAVHDASGGLAFRVTAADGCGRRCGGRALLDASGSTLVTARTSEGAWQAFRGISWEQTDIIFSTKVICASSDRKEVHVFVPPRSTSEEQKPSYILVGNPSRRACTIIRGNSIVAQTNLPYKLNKAVYSRRKFRVTIYPGNDNILIMAMVMTFLVQK, from the exons ATGGACGGGACAAACGCCgcggccgctgccccgccgccggtaCCCATGGCGGCGCCCGTCGTCCCGGTCGATCTGACGGTCGTCAAGAAGCTCCTCGGGGGCGGCGGCGACCTGGCGGTCCACGACGCGTCTGGCGGTCTCGCCTTTCGTGTCACGGCGGCGGACGGTTGTGGCAGGAGGTGCGGAGGCAGGGCGCTCCTCGACGCCTCCGGGAGCACTCTGGTCACTGCCAGGACCAGCGAG GGTGCGTGGCAGGCATTCAGAGGAATTAGTTGGGAACAGACAGACATAATTTTTTCAACAAAGGTAATTTGTGCTTCTTCAGATCGAAAGGAGGTACATGTCTTTGTCCCGCCGAGAAGCACATCTGAGGAGCAAAAACCAAGCTACATACTCGTAGGAAATCCATCTCGAAGAGCATGCACGATTATAAGGGGAAACTCCATTGTTGCTCAG ACAAATCTCCCGTACAAACTCAATAAGGCCGTCTATTCAAGGCGGAAGTTTAGAGTGACGATTTACCCAGGAAACGATAACATTCTGATCATGGCAATGGTTATGACCTTCCTTGTTCAAAAATAA
- the LOC123053103 gene encoding uncharacterized protein: MSTPAGDGEDPGAGTPEAAAPFSADWKERILVPVVAAGVAGAGFGLLSRHRARLGPIRAAATYAANLSIVAGCYGGARELARDARATTPDDLMNSVVGGLASGAVLGRIQGGHFGAVKYAVTLAVAGTALDYAAMKLSPQWHDWKEHLFVDTKDWFTVPEWSPIQVLDEEALAKKREREELLFAQRALGKVSKEEP, encoded by the exons ATGTCTACTCCGGCCGGCGACGGCGAGGACCCCGGCGCAGGGACGCCGGAAGCAGCAGCGCCATTCTCTGCCGACTGGAAGGAGCGGATCTTGGTCCCCGTCGTGGCCGCCG GTGTTGCCGGAGCTGGGTTCGGGCTGCTGTCGCGGCACAGGGCGCGCCTTGGCCCGATCCGCGCTGCCGCTACCTATGCGGCTAACCTATCCATCGTGGCCGGATGCTACGGAG GTGCACGTGAACTTGCAAGAGATGCTCGAGCTACAACACCTGATGACCTCATGAATTCTGTTGTTGGTGGGCTAGCAAGTGGAGCTGTTCTTGGCCGAATACAAG GTGGTCACTTTGGGGCGGTGAAGTATGCAGTCACCCTAGCGGTTGCTGGTACTGCACTGGACTACGCCGCGATGAAGCTAAGCCCTCAATGGCATGATTGGAAAGAGCATTTGTTCGTTGATACGAAAGACTGGTTTACTGTACCCGAATGGTCACCTATCCAAGTGCTCGATGAGGAGGCCTTGGCGAAGAAACGAGAGCGAGAGGAGTTGCTGTTTGCTCAGCGAGCACTTGGTAAAGTTAGCAAGGAGGAGCCTTAG